The bacterium DNA segment ATTGATCTTCGATGTCGCTCAGTTCTTTTTGCAGCTCAAGGAAATTTTGATTCGCCTTGAGGTCCGGATACGCCTCGGCTACAGCGAGGAGGTTTTTCAACGACCGGGTCAGGCCGTTTTCCGCTTTCGCCCGCGATGGGATATCCTGAGCGGTCATGCAGCGCGTGCGCGCCTCAGTGACCTCGTTGAGTACTTGCTTCTCATGACTGCGATAGCCGGCCACACTGTTCACCAGATTGGGAACCAGTTCGTAACGGCGTTTCAACTGCACCTGAATACCACTCCACGCTTCCCTGACCATGGTCCGTCTTCGCACCAAACGGTTATACAGCAGCACCAGGCCCAACAGCACGATGAGTACGATTCCGATGATGATCCAGGACATAGGTTTCCTCGCTTTCAATAGAGCCCAGTTTCGCCGACTGGAGCGTTCTTCCGCTTTACGCGGAAAAGCATCAATACCTTAGCAAGACCTGACGGCCGGCTAATATTTTCAACGATTGCCCGTCCCATCTTTCCTACGGCGCCGAGACATCACGCGCGCCGCAGGATTCGGCCGGCTTTTTGCCCGCTGTGCCGGCCGTTTTGGATGACCATACGTCCGTTCACCATAACGGACAGAATGCCCTTGGGGTATTGATGCGGCGCCGTAAAGGTGGCCTGGTCGATCACTGTCTGCGGATCCAGGATCACCAAATCTGCGAACTTG contains these protein-coding regions:
- a CDS encoding LemA family protein; this translates as MSWIIIGIVLIVLLGLVLLYNRLVRRRTMVREAWSGIQVQLKRRYELVPNLVNSVAGYRSHEKQVLNEVTEARTRCMTAQDIPSRAKAENGLTRSLKNLLAVAEAYPDLKANQNFLELQKELSDIEDQLQMARRYYNATVRDYHIAVHTFPGNLIGPMFGFSDEPFFQGREEEEQPPQVGF
- a CDS encoding amidohydrolase family protein produces the protein PHPRSYGSFPRYLGHYVREKKILSMAEAIRRITSLPCNHFSIADRGVVQNGKFADLVILDPQTVIDQATFTAPHQYPKGILSVMVNGRMVIQNGRHSGQKAGRILRRA